The region CGTAGGTGTCGGAGTAGGTGTCGGAGTAGGCGTGCCGCTTCCCGAACCGCTACCGGAACCACTATCCGACCCGCTTGAGACACCCGGCATGACCAACGTGCTTCCACATCCCGTCAGTAAGATCATCGACGTCACGCACATGGCGATCGCCGACAGTTTGAAATTGCTGTTCATAATGCTCCCCCGTAATTTGCAAATTGCTGGGGAGCTAACCGCAAGGCCTATGCCATTTCTGTTTGCATGACCGGTGCGCGGAATAAATTAATAAAAATCAATAGGTTGAGGGCGTTCGCATGGGCCGGTGAAAGTGTCGATGTGGCCGATGTGACGGGAAACACATCAGCGTGCAGGCTTCGCGTAACGTAACGTAAGGGCGCAGGGCTTCATATGGCGTGACGTCCGCCGATGCAACAGCCGCGCGCGTCCGCGTCAGATCTTCAAACGCCGCAGCACCTTTGGACCCGCGATCGCGATTAGCGCCGAACACACGGCCACCACGGACAACCCGATCGGCAAACTGGTCGCCTGCGTCACCGCGCCGATGATCACCGGCCCAAGCAACAGCCCGAAGTACGCCAGCCCGGCAACATGCGCGAGTCCTTCGGCAGCGTGAATACCTTTGACGCTCGCCGCTGCCGCGAACAGCACGGGCATCATGTTCGCGAGCCCGAGACCCATCAGCGTGAAGCCAATCAGCGCGGCGACCGGATTCGGCAGCAGCAGTGCGCCGACCATCCCCGCACAGGCAAGCGACGCGCTCGCCATCACCAGTTGCGGTGCGCCGAAGCGGGCACGCACGGCGTCGCCCGCGAAACGCGCCGCTGCCATGCCGCCCGAAAACGCCGCATAGGCTGCGCTCGCGAGAGCCGGCGTGGACAGTACGACGTCGCGCATGTACACGGTGGCCCAGTCGTACATCGCACCTTCGGCGATCAGCGCGACCAGCGCCATCGCGCCGAGCGCCCACAAGGCCGGCGATCGCCAGCGGTTGGCGCGAGGCGTAGCGGCGTCGGGATCATCGGCGTGCGGCACGTGTGGCAGGACGGAAGGGCAGGCCGCGATCAGCACCAGCGCGCTGACTGCCGCGGCTAGCGCGAGATGTATGGCCGGCGCCATGCCACGCGCCAGCAAGGCGCCGCCCACTGCCGCGCCGAACATCCCGCCGACGCTGAACATGCCGTGCAGCGATGACATAATCGGCTTGCCGAGCGTCTTCTCGACCGCGCTGGCTTCCGCGTTCATCGCAACGTCGAGCGTGGCCATGCCAGCGCCGAAGACGGCCAGCACAATCAGCAGCATCCAGTAAGCCGGCACGATCAGGATCAGCGCCGCACACACCGTCATGACCAGACCACCCGTCAGGCAGGCGCGCCGCGTGCCGACCCGCGCGATCCATGGTGCATTCGCCGCCATTGCGCCGATCGAACCGCCGGCCACGGCCAGCAACGCGAACGAGAGCATCGCCGCATTCAGATGGAAGCGGTCGCGCACGGTCGGCACATGCACCCCCCACGACGCGTACATCATGCCGGCGATGAAGAACACCGCCATCGTGGCGATCCGGGCGCGCTGCCGTGCGGTGTCGGAGAGATCGCGATGCGCAGCAGGGAGGGTGGGGAATTCGGAGGAGCGGTCGGACACGGAGATCTCGTGGAGGGGGACGTGGAAGAAAGCGCCTTGAAAGCGAATTTTCGATTCTAACGAAGCGCGCTGTCTTATGCTTGAAGCGGACTGATCCAACGCTCATTCATCGAGGACCGCGCACTTGAACATTCCCGCTCACGCTCCGCTGCATCTGCTGCATAGGGCCGCTATCGGTACGCTTGCGACCCACGCGCGTCAGCTCGAAGGCTTTCCTTATCCTACGGTGCTGCCGTTCGCGCCCGACCCTCAGCACCGTCCGACGATCCTTGTGAGCCGGCTCGCCGAGCATACGCACAACCTCCATGCCGACCCGCGCGCCGGCTTTCTGGTGGTCGATGCACCCGACGGCGATGTGTTGAGCGGCCAGCGTGTCACCTTGCTCGGCACGTTCGAACCGGTCGACTCGACTCCCGAAGTCGTGCAGCGCTATCTGCGCTATCACGCGGAGGCGGAACGGTACCTGGCTCTCGGCGATTTCACGTTCTGGGTAATGAGGCTTGAACGGCTGCGCTACATCGGCGGCTTCGGCGCGATGGGCTGGCTCGCCGGCGCCGAACTCGATCCACTGCCGCCACTCGGCTTCGATGAGGAAAATGCACTGATCAGGCACTTCGCCGGTCATTCCTCAGGTGGCAGGGGACTCCAGCTGCTCGGCGTCGATCGCTATGGCGCCGATCTGAAGCTAGACGGTGAGCGCTCCCGTTTCGCCTTCGACGACGCCAAACGCAATATTGAAACCTTGCATGTCGCGCTCGAAGATTGCATCCAGCACCATGCTAATTAGGTTTTGATTGCTGTTTCGGGAAAACACTCGTGCTGCAATAATGATGCAGCGCATGTGTCGCAATATTTTCCGATGTTTCACGCTAAAGTTTTCATGGCATGAAATGTTGATGCAAATTTCTTATCTTAAATTTCATTTTTTGATAGTTGATTCAGTAATTGCTGATATGCGGCCACGCCTTTCGGTGAAATGTAAAAATTGGCTATTTGAAAGGATCGGCGTAACGTTACCTTTAAGTGAAACCTTTTGAAACGAATTGGGATTAATTTTACGATGGCGCTTTTGTAGTCTTTCTATTTTGTGTTAATCTCGCCCTCAAATTCCGAGGCATGATCACTTCAAAGGGCAAGCTGGCTTAAGACTGGCAGTCATTTATCCAAACCACAAGGGAACCTATGTCTTCCTACAAGGAACTACTCGCTCAGCGCGAGAAGCTCGAAAAGCAGATCGAAGAAGCAAAGTCGCGCGAATACGCAGAAGTGTTGAATGAGATCAAGCAGAAAATGGCCGATTACGGCATTTCGCTGACTGAACTCGGCGGCGGCCGTGGTGCCAAAGCGGCTAAAGCCGGTCGTCCGCGTGCAGGTGTCGCGCCGAAGTATCGTGACCCGGATAGCGGCAGCACGTGGTCGGGCCGCGGCAAGCCGCCGCGCTGGATCGCAGGTCTGGATCGCGAGAAGTTTCTGATCCAGAAGTAATACTAGTACTAGTACGGTCAATCAGCGGCGCGTGTAGTCCCCGCTGTTACCAGAAAAAACCGCGTACCGTCAAGGGCGCGGTTTTTTATTGTCTCTGAAAATTTCTGTGCCTCTTTGTTACACGCGCTCCATGAAACTGGAACACGAATGCTTTTCGTTTAGATAAGCAACTGATTTTAAAGGATTTTTTGCGGTTTCTTCAGCGCATATCGAGATGCGCGGGGTAGAATGCAGGTATTAAACTCTTCACGTCGTTTCAGAGATGCCTTCCACCGCCGCCGTCCAGTCCGTCGAGAAACATCGTGTCGCGCGCAAAAGTACCTTTGTCAGTATTGCGCTCAATACGGTGCTGATGGCGCTGCAAATCGTCATAGGGGTGTTTGCCCATTCGCAGGCGCTGGTCGCCGACGGTATCCATTCGCTTGCCGATCTGATTTCCGATTTTGTCGTGCTAATCGCTAATCGGCACAGCGGCGCCAAGCCCGACGCCGATCACAATTACGGGCACAGCCGCTATGAGACGGTTGCGTCGTTGTTTTTGGGCGCACTGCTGATTGTGGTCGGCGTCGGTATGTTGTGGCGCGCCGGGACGCGTCTCGCCGATTTGCAAAGCATCCCCGCCGTACATATGAGCGCGCTCGCGGTCGCGGTGCTGGTGCTGATTTCCAAAGAGAGCCTGTTTCGCTACATGCTGCGCGAAGCACAACGTGTGCGTTCAGCGATGTTGATTGCGAACGCATGGCATGCCCGCTCGGACGCCGCTTCGTCATTGGTCGTCGCGCTTGGCATTGTCGGCAGCCTCGCAGGCGTGCGCCTGCTCGACCCGATCGCCGCGGCGATCGTCGGCTTTATGGTGGCGCGCATGGGCTGGACATTTGGCTGGGATGCACTGCAAGATCTTTCCGACCGCGCGCTCGACGAAGCCGCTTCCGCCGACGTGCGCGCGCTCTTGCTCGCGACACCCGGCGTGCGCGACGTGCACGAAATGCGCACCCGCAAGATGGGTGACTTCGCTCTTGTCGATGCGCACATTCTGGTCGACCCGCTGATCTCGGTGTCGGAGGGGCATTACATCGCCGAATCGGCGCGCTTGCGCGTGCTGGGCGACAGTCGCGTGCTCGACGCGCTGATCCATGTCGACCCGGAGAACGACGCGGTTGCGCGCCCGCCTGTCAATCTGCCGACCCGGGAGCGGGTCGTCGCCGAAGTCAACGCGGCGTTGGCCGCGGGCGGTGTGAAGGCCGTGTCGGTCAATATGCACTACTTGAGCACGGGGCTTGATGTCGAAGTGGTGCTGCCGGCGGCGGGCTCGCGCACGGCCCAAAGCGATGCGCCATGTCTTGCCCGTGTCGATCTGGAAGCGCTCAGGCGCAGCCTGGGAGCCCGGAAGCTCAACGTGCTGCAAGGACTGGACACACTGGCCGCCGAAAGCGGCGTCTCGACGGAAGCCGGGGGCGGCGAGGCCCATCGCCCGCGCCAAGGCTGCGGAACCGCATAGCGCCACGTGAGTGTCGTTACTCGAGCTCGAGCCGAATCAGCCGGGCGCGCACAAGCCGCAGCTCTAAGGCGTTACGGCGGCACCAGCCTGAAGTTAAGATGGTATAGCGTCACGGTGAGACGGCTTCACGCCCTCACAGCTTCACCGTCTCACAGCGGCAATTGCGTATCGAATTTGATTTCGCGCAGCACGACGCTCGTGCGTACCTGTGCGACGGCGGGAATCTTGAAGATGCGCTCGTGTAGAAAGCTGTCATACGCCTTGATATCCGACGCGACGATCTTGAGGATGTAGTCGGATTCGCCGGTCGTGCTGTAGCACTCGGTGACTTCCGGGCAGATGGCGATTTCCCGCTCGAACTGCTCGACCCCGCCCTCGGTGTGGCGCGTGAGATGGATATGCGCGAGCGCGCAGACGTGCAGGCCCAGCTTTTCGCGATCCAGCAATGCCGTGTAGCGCTGGATCACCCCCGATTGCTCCATATCCTTGATACGGCGCCAGCATGGGGTGCTCGACAGGCCGACCTGGTCAGAAATCTCTTGCACGGACCGGCGTGCGTCGAGCTGCAGCAGGCGCAGGATTTTTTGAGAGAACGTATCGAGTGTCAACTGCGCCTCCGTTGGCGTCGCCGTATCAACGCATGGTAGAGGTCTCGAAAACGAAACGCAATGCAAAACGGCTCCGGCGAGGGAGATTACCTAATTTGCCGGTTCCTCAGTGGTGTTTTGTCCTGAGTCGTCCCCATCTTTACCGGCTGCCAGCGTGGCCGCCTGGACCGCGCGCAGATCCTTGAGCATGTTGCAGAAGAGCGCGCCCTGCTCGATCGCGTCGTCCAGCGCGACATGCGTATGCGGATGTTCGTCGAACCAGTGCTTCGGGAAGCGTGGCTTGATGTTCTTGCGGTACGGCAGGCCGGTCAGTGCGAAGGCTAGCGTCTTGATGTCGAGCGCCGACCACGAAAACGGGCAGCGGCCGACAAACCGCATCATGTACCAGAACATATAGGTGAAGTCGAAACCGGCCGGCATTGCCACGAACACCGGCTTGCCCGGCAACGCCTCGACCCATTCGACATAGGCCGTGAGCGCGGCCTGCGGATCCTGCAAATCCTTGCGGCAGGCCTCCCATGCCTCCGGCTGCGTCTTCCACCATGCTTCCTGCACCGGATGCGGCTTGGCGCCTTCGAGCAAGTCGAGATTCGCCGAGAAAGTGGCGATCAGCTGCTTGTCCTCCGTGTACGCGGCGGAGGCGAAACTGAGCATCGAATGCGGGCCGGGAATCGGGCCGTCCGCTTCGACATCGGTGCTCACGTAGATTTCGCCGCTCATGCTTCTACTCCGTCGGCGACATACGGATTGGTGCGGCGCTCGGCGCCGAACGTCGAAGTGGGACCGTGGCCGGGAACGAAGGTGACGTCGTCGCCGAGCGGCCAGAGTTTTTCGCGAATCGCACGCACCAGATCGGCGTGATTGCCGCGCGGAAAATCCGTGCGGCCGATCGAGCCTGCGAACAGCACGTCGCCCACCAGCGCGAGCCGATGCGCGCGGCTGAAGAACACCACGTGGCCCGGTGTGTGGCCTGGGCAGTGATAGACATCGAGGGTTTCGTCGCCGAATTGCACGGTCTCGCCATCTTGCAGCCAACGGTCCGGTTCGAACGCCTCGGCAGCAGGAAAGCCGAAGCGCGTGCTTTGATCCGGCAGCTTGTCGAGCCAGAAGCTTTCGTCGGGATGCGGGCCTTCGATCGGCACGCCGTAATGTATGGCGAGCGTCTTCGCGCCGGCGCAGTGATCGATGTGGCCATGCGTGAGGAACACTTTTTCGACCGTTACGTTCTGGCGCGCGATTTCAGCCTGGATGATATCAAGGTCGCCGCCCGGATCGACGACGGCCGCGCGTCCGGTTGCCTCGCAAACGAGCAGCGAGCTGTTCTGCTGGAACGGCGTGACGGGGATCAAGGTGACTTTCATGGGTGACGGCGCCGCTGGAAAAACGTTGATTGTACCGGCGTCTCGTCGACGCTCGTCGCGGGCGTGGAGGCCCCGCTCCAGCGGGCTTTCGGCTGCCCATTTTTGCAGCAGGAGTGAAAATTCTTCAAGGTTTTCAGTCAGTTGTCATCCCGAAATTTTCTTTTGGGTATAATGGCCCCCATGCACAAGGAATTGTGCATGCCACAAGGCGATGCGTCCCCATCAAAAATGGGCACGCGGATTGCTATTCAAGTATGGGCTGCCGCGGTTTTTGGCGGCCATCAGGTATCGATGTATTCGATGCACACGTCTTACCCAGCCAGGCGCCGCGCGCCTGCAACGGACTTAACTGCCGTGACGCTGGGTGGGGCCTACGCCGCTGTTCCTGCGCGCTGAGTTCCGCGCGCAAGAACGTGTTTGCCACGTTCGATGGCGGCATGTGGGGTCTGGTCAGGCTGCCGGGGACAGGTTGCGCCAGACGTGAAAATTAACCGTGCGGTAGCGGCTGGGTAAGCCGCGTCCGGGCTTTGACGTACTGCGCTTTTCTGCGCGGCGCGTTGTCGTCCATTGCCGCCGGAGTCGCAGGCAACACGCTCAACTTTTCGCGTGATGCGGCTCGACAATTTGATTACACGTCTTATGAAAACTCGGTTATCCCGTGGTCTGGGGACTCTTTTTGCCTTTTTTTTGCTGGCCGGCTGTGCCACGCCTCCGGGCGCGAGCAGCACGTCTGAAAGCGACGTACCGCTGAGCACGACGAATGCGCAGGCAAGTTCCTCCGCCCCGCAAGCTTTTGGTAGCGCACCGGCCTCCGATGCAGACGCCAAGGGCACGCCGCTGGCCGATGCCACGCCGCTCACTGACGATGGCTCCAGCATTTCGGACTTTCATCAGAGCGGTCGCGCTTCGTGGTACGGCCGCGCCTTCCATGGCCGCCTCACCGCCAACGGCGAACGTTTTGATATGCACTCGCTGACCGCGGCGCATCGTACGCTGCCGCTCGGCTCGTACGTTCGCGTGACCAATCCGGCCACCTCGCTCTCCGTGGTCGTGCGCATCAACGACCGCGGCCCGTATGCGCGTGGCCGGATCATTGACCTTTCGATGGCTGCCGCAACTGCGCTCCACATGCGCCATGCCGGCACGGCGCGGGTCGAGATCGAAGGTTTGACGCAGCAGGAAGCACGCGTTGCGCGTGACGAAATGCTGGCATCGAACTCGATTTCGACTGCAGAAAAGTAATGTGACGGCAGCGGGCGCGCTGCAAGCGCGTTCGTGACGCCGGGCGACATGGCGCTAACTCACGCCGTTGTTCGCCGAATGGAAAAGGGGCCGCTTCTGAACTGCACCCCAAAAGTTGGACACCGATCCAACCTTTGCAGGGTCAGTTCATTCCACGTGGCCCTTTTCCTTTACTCATCAACCGTAGCTGGACGCAACCGCTCATTCCTTGCGGCCTTGGTTCGCGCTGCGAGCCTGATCCGCTGGCGGACATCCCGTCTCCGTCTGCTTCATTCCTCGTCGTTCTTCAGCGCCAAAGCGCGCGTATAGAGCGCATTGCGCGACGCGCCGGTGAGGGTTGCCGCAACTTTTGCCGCGCTGCTCACCGTCAACTCTTCCAGCAGGATGCCCAGCAACGCGTCGTGATCGTGTTCGCCTGCGGTTTCCTGCTGCGCGCCTTCCACCACCAGTACGAACTCACCGCGTTGCCGGTTCGGATCGGCGATGAGCCACGTTGGCCCTTCGGCCAGGGTGCCGCGATGCAGCGCTTCGTGTAACTTCGTCAATTCCCGTGCGATCAGCAGCTTGCGCTCACCGCCGAATGCGTCTGCCAATGCCTGCACTGTTTCGACGATCCGGTGTGGCGCTTCGTAAAACACCATTGCGTGCGGGTGATT is a window of Paraburkholderia phytofirmans OLGA172 DNA encoding:
- a CDS encoding MFS transporter, with amino-acid sequence MSDRSSEFPTLPAAHRDLSDTARQRARIATMAVFFIAGMMYASWGVHVPTVRDRFHLNAAMLSFALLAVAGGSIGAMAANAPWIARVGTRRACLTGGLVMTVCAALILIVPAYWMLLIVLAVFGAGMATLDVAMNAEASAVEKTLGKPIMSSLHGMFSVGGMFGAAVGGALLARGMAPAIHLALAAAVSALVLIAACPSVLPHVPHADDPDAATPRANRWRSPALWALGAMALVALIAEGAMYDWATVYMRDVVLSTPALASAAYAAFSGGMAAARFAGDAVRARFGAPQLVMASASLACAGMVGALLLPNPVAALIGFTLMGLGLANMMPVLFAAAASVKGIHAAEGLAHVAGLAYFGLLLGPVIIGAVTQATSLPIGLSVVAVCSALIAIAGPKVLRRLKI
- a CDS encoding HugZ family protein gives rise to the protein MNIPAHAPLHLLHRAAIGTLATHARQLEGFPYPTVLPFAPDPQHRPTILVSRLAEHTHNLHADPRAGFLVVDAPDGDVLSGQRVTLLGTFEPVDSTPEVVQRYLRYHAEAERYLALGDFTFWVMRLERLRYIGGFGAMGWLAGAELDPLPPLGFDEENALIRHFAGHSSGGRGLQLLGVDRYGADLKLDGERSRFAFDDAKRNIETLHVALEDCIQHHAN
- a CDS encoding H-NS family nucleoid-associated regulatory protein, translating into MSSYKELLAQREKLEKQIEEAKSREYAEVLNEIKQKMADYGISLTELGGGRGAKAAKAGRPRAGVAPKYRDPDSGSTWSGRGKPPRWIAGLDREKFLIQK
- a CDS encoding cation diffusion facilitator family transporter, whose product is MPSTAAVQSVEKHRVARKSTFVSIALNTVLMALQIVIGVFAHSQALVADGIHSLADLISDFVVLIANRHSGAKPDADHNYGHSRYETVASLFLGALLIVVGVGMLWRAGTRLADLQSIPAVHMSALAVAVLVLISKESLFRYMLREAQRVRSAMLIANAWHARSDAASSLVVALGIVGSLAGVRLLDPIAAAIVGFMVARMGWTFGWDALQDLSDRALDEAASADVRALLLATPGVRDVHEMRTRKMGDFALVDAHILVDPLISVSEGHYIAESARLRVLGDSRVLDALIHVDPENDAVARPPVNLPTRERVVAEVNAALAAGGVKAVSVNMHYLSTGLDVEVVLPAAGSRTAQSDAPCLARVDLEALRRSLGARKLNVLQGLDTLAAESGVSTEAGGGEAHRPRQGCGTA
- a CDS encoding Lrp/AsnC family transcriptional regulator; this translates as MTLDTFSQKILRLLQLDARRSVQEISDQVGLSSTPCWRRIKDMEQSGVIQRYTALLDREKLGLHVCALAHIHLTRHTEGGVEQFEREIAICPEVTECYSTTGESDYILKIVASDIKAYDSFLHERIFKIPAVAQVRTSVVLREIKFDTQLPL
- a CDS encoding MBL fold metallo-hydrolase, whose protein sequence is MKVTLIPVTPFQQNSSLLVCEATGRAAVVDPGGDLDIIQAEIARQNVTVEKVFLTHGHIDHCAGAKTLAIHYGVPIEGPHPDESFWLDKLPDQSTRFGFPAAEAFEPDRWLQDGETVQFGDETLDVYHCPGHTPGHVVFFSRAHRLALVGDVLFAGSIGRTDFPRGNHADLVRAIREKLWPLGDDVTFVPGHGPTSTFGAERRTNPYVADGVEA
- a CDS encoding septal ring lytic transglycosylase RlpA family protein; the encoded protein is MKTRLSRGLGTLFAFFLLAGCATPPGASSTSESDVPLSTTNAQASSSAPQAFGSAPASDADAKGTPLADATPLTDDGSSISDFHQSGRASWYGRAFHGRLTANGERFDMHSLTAAHRTLPLGSYVRVTNPATSLSVVVRINDRGPYARGRIIDLSMAAATALHMRHAGTARVEIEGLTQQEARVARDEMLASNSISTAEK